Proteins encoded by one window of Silvibacterium dinghuense:
- a CDS encoding tetratricopeptide repeat protein, producing the protein MSLSRPFLLAAALVCTAFAACALPPAATTAAQDALNRGQADQALHILNDNLQQNPSDALALNLRCRVYYAEERWDEAISDCGQAVRLSPQDSNFHLWLGRAYGEKASRVNFVSAYKIARLTRAEFESAASLDPHNGEALSDLGQFYVEAPQVLGGGTAKAQGVAQQLQAYAPLRAHELQGRIAEQKKDYATAEQEFRTRISLAAHVSPTEASQAWMDLGSFYRRRSQWDQMEAALVSGAAAAIDHGPALADGASTLIESNRRPDLAAQWMQQYLDGKALSEDAPAFVILAKLGDLYRSQGNATRAANAYAEAQSLASGYAGAQQNTKKAQSGR; encoded by the coding sequence TTGTCCCTCTCCCGTCCATTTCTTCTTGCTGCGGCGCTGGTCTGTACGGCCTTCGCCGCGTGCGCGCTTCCTCCCGCCGCAACCACCGCAGCGCAGGACGCGCTGAATCGCGGCCAGGCCGACCAGGCACTGCACATTCTCAATGACAATCTGCAGCAGAACCCCTCCGATGCGCTCGCGCTCAACCTGCGCTGCCGTGTCTATTACGCCGAGGAGCGCTGGGACGAGGCTATCTCCGATTGCGGGCAGGCCGTGCGCCTGTCTCCGCAGGACAGCAATTTCCACCTCTGGCTGGGCCGCGCCTATGGCGAAAAGGCCAGCCGCGTAAACTTTGTCTCGGCCTACAAGATCGCCCGTCTCACACGCGCCGAGTTTGAATCCGCTGCCAGCCTGGATCCACACAATGGCGAGGCGCTCTCCGATCTTGGACAGTTTTATGTCGAGGCTCCTCAGGTACTGGGCGGCGGCACCGCCAAGGCGCAGGGCGTTGCGCAGCAGCTACAGGCCTATGCCCCGCTGCGTGCTCATGAACTGCAAGGGCGCATCGCCGAACAGAAGAAGGATTACGCCACCGCCGAGCAGGAATTCCGTACGCGGATATCGCTCGCCGCGCATGTCTCACCGACCGAGGCATCCCAGGCATGGATGGATCTGGGCAGCTTCTACCGCCGGCGCTCCCAGTGGGACCAGATGGAAGCCGCGCTTGTCAGCGGCGCAGCCGCAGCAATCGATCACGGGCCCGCGCTGGCTGACGGAGCGTCTACTCTCATCGAGTCCAACCGCCGCCCCGACCTCGCCGCTCAGTGGATGCAGCAGTATCTCGACGGCAAAGCACTCAGCGAGGATGCGCCTGCTTTTGTGATCCTGGCAAAACTCGGCGATCTCTATCGCAGCCAGGGCAATGCAACGCGTGCTGCCAATGCCTACGCCGAAGCGCAGTCTCTGGCATCCGGTTATGCCGGAGCCCAGCAAAACACGAAGAAAGCCCAGTCCGGGCGATAG
- a CDS encoding TolC family protein, translating into MAASAHAQVSLSSVVDLALRNSTQIRIAQANVQHAAAGLSESKDVYLPSFVLGSSLGYSYGFPVGQPSVYNLAAQSLLYSFSQPDYIRSARAALESAQLSLKDDQEQVALDTATAYIQLDNDLQQLQALDQEKQFSESLVSIEQQRVEAGVDGRTELTRAELTSAQVDQKHLHLEDDAEEMRQKISHLTGIPATGLTTDRASVPAEPNFTDAPTDGQITSNSGIRAAYENAKSKTLLSFGDEKQNYRPQFGFGLEYNRYAEFNNYNEYYLRFQHNNFDVGVQITFPIFDASRRAKARESAAEATRAHVEADQAKQKVSEQVLVLNHAIRELKVQRRVAQLQSDLAQEQLATTEAQLQGTNTGTGGGQQVTPKDAALAHIDERERYQGALDAQMQLIHSELSLMRSLGELENWVHSATQASPQP; encoded by the coding sequence GTGGCAGCTTCTGCGCACGCGCAGGTCTCTCTCTCCTCTGTCGTCGACCTCGCTCTGCGCAACAGTACCCAGATTCGTATCGCGCAGGCCAATGTACAGCACGCTGCCGCCGGTCTCTCCGAGTCGAAGGATGTCTATCTGCCCAGCTTCGTGCTCGGCTCGAGCCTGGGCTACTCCTACGGTTTCCCAGTCGGCCAGCCTTCCGTCTATAACCTCGCCGCTCAATCGCTCCTCTACTCGTTCTCGCAGCCGGACTACATCCGTTCCGCGCGCGCCGCGCTCGAATCTGCGCAGCTCAGTCTCAAGGATGACCAGGAACAGGTCGCGCTCGATACTGCAACCGCCTATATCCAGCTTGATAACGACCTGCAGCAGTTGCAGGCCCTTGATCAGGAGAAGCAATTCTCCGAGAGCCTCGTCTCCATCGAGCAGCAGCGCGTCGAAGCCGGCGTAGATGGCCGCACGGAACTTACCCGCGCTGAACTTACTTCCGCGCAGGTCGACCAGAAGCACCTGCACCTTGAAGACGATGCCGAGGAGATGCGCCAGAAGATCTCTCATCTGACGGGCATTCCGGCTACGGGTCTCACCACGGACCGAGCCAGCGTGCCGGCGGAGCCGAACTTTACCGACGCGCCGACGGACGGACAAATTACCTCAAACTCCGGCATCCGCGCTGCCTATGAGAATGCGAAGTCCAAAACGCTGCTGTCGTTCGGCGATGAGAAGCAGAACTACCGTCCGCAATTCGGCTTTGGTCTGGAATACAACCGCTATGCCGAGTTCAACAATTACAACGAGTACTACCTGCGCTTTCAGCACAACAACTTCGACGTAGGCGTGCAGATTACCTTCCCCATTTTCGATGCCAGCCGCCGGGCCAAAGCCCGTGAATCGGCTGCCGAAGCGACGCGCGCCCATGTAGAAGCCGATCAGGCCAAGCAAAAGGTCAGCGAACAGGTACTCGTGCTCAATCACGCCATCCGTGAACTGAAGGTGCAACGCCGGGTCGCGCAGCTCCAGTCCGATCTTGCTCAGGAGCAGCTAGCCACCACTGAAGCGCAGCTTCAGGGAACCAACACTGGCACCGGCGGTGGACAGCAGGTCACACCAAAGGATGCCGCCCTCGCGCACATCGATGAACGCGAACGCTATCAAGGGGCGCTCGACGCACAGATGCAGCTCATACATTCGGAGCTCAGCCTCATGCGTTCGCTCGGCGAGCTTGAAAACTGGGTCCATTCCGCAACGCAGGCGTCCCCTCAGCCATGA
- the hpnJ gene encoding hopanoid biosynthesis associated radical SAM protein HpnJ yields the protein MPLKTLFLNPPSFENFDGGASSRWPATREIESYWYPVWLAYPAGMLEGSKLLDAPPHHVSAEETIEMAKSFEFLVLFTSTPGWTGDQKLAEAIKRANPTIRIAFVGPPVTTSPDRALNECSVIDFVCRREFDFSTVEFANGKPLDEILGISYRKDGQIVHNPDRPQVEDLDAMPWVTDIYNRDMDVTKYNVPFLLHPYVSLYSTRGCPAQCTFCLWPQTLSGHAWRKRSTDDVAAEMAHAKKLFPHVKEYFFDDDTFNIQKARTIELCAKLKPLGLTWSCTSRVTTDRDTLKAMREAGCRLLIVGYESGDPQILKNIKKGATVERAREFTKDCHDLGLTIHGDFILGLPGETKESIRNTINFAKSLDVETIQVSIAHAYPGTEFHDFAKENGFIINDGKMVDEEGHQLAHIEYPGLPKEYVLEMVHRFYDEYYFRPKAAWRVVSKAIINRDLKRLYAESKSFLKLRAQRNRVVKAAKANQGSESTTPAKAGA from the coding sequence ATGCCTCTGAAAACACTGTTTCTGAATCCTCCATCCTTCGAGAACTTCGACGGTGGCGCAAGCTCCCGTTGGCCTGCCACCCGCGAGATCGAGTCCTACTGGTATCCGGTATGGCTGGCGTACCCTGCCGGCATGCTCGAGGGTTCCAAGCTTCTCGACGCCCCGCCGCATCACGTCTCCGCAGAAGAGACCATCGAGATGGCGAAGAGCTTTGAATTCCTGGTGCTCTTCACCAGCACCCCGGGCTGGACGGGCGATCAGAAGCTGGCCGAAGCCATCAAGCGCGCCAATCCGACCATCCGCATCGCCTTTGTCGGACCGCCGGTCACCACCTCACCCGATCGCGCCTTGAACGAGTGCTCGGTCATCGATTTCGTCTGCCGCCGCGAATTTGATTTCTCGACCGTTGAGTTTGCCAACGGCAAGCCGCTCGACGAGATCCTCGGCATCAGCTATCGCAAGGATGGCCAGATCGTCCACAATCCGGACCGCCCGCAGGTCGAAGACCTCGACGCGATGCCCTGGGTCACCGACATCTACAACCGCGACATGGACGTCACCAAGTACAACGTCCCGTTCCTGCTGCACCCCTACGTCTCGCTCTACTCGACGCGCGGCTGCCCGGCGCAGTGCACCTTCTGCCTCTGGCCGCAGACGCTCTCGGGCCACGCCTGGCGCAAGCGGTCTACAGACGATGTGGCGGCCGAAATGGCGCACGCCAAGAAGCTCTTCCCGCATGTGAAGGAGTACTTCTTCGACGACGACACCTTCAACATCCAGAAGGCGCGCACCATCGAACTCTGCGCAAAGCTGAAGCCGCTCGGCCTCACCTGGTCCTGCACCTCGCGCGTCACTACCGACCGCGACACGCTGAAGGCCATGCGTGAAGCCGGCTGCCGCCTGCTGATCGTCGGCTACGAGTCCGGCGACCCGCAGATCCTCAAGAACATCAAGAAGGGTGCCACCGTCGAGCGCGCACGCGAGTTCACCAAGGACTGCCACGACCTCGGCCTGACCATCCACGGCGACTTCATCCTCGGCCTGCCTGGCGAGACCAAGGAGTCGATCCGTAACACCATCAACTTCGCCAAGAGCCTGGACGTTGAAACCATCCAGGTCTCGATCGCACACGCCTACCCGGGCACCGAGTTCCACGATTTCGCCAAGGAAAACGGCTTCATCATCAACGACGGCAAGATGGTCGATGAGGAAGGTCACCAGCTCGCGCACATCGAATACCCTGGTCTGCCCAAGGAATATGTGCTCGAGATGGTGCACCGCTTCTACGACGAGTACTACTTCCGTCCCAAGGCGGCATGGCGCGTCGTTTCAAAGGCCATCATCAACCGCGATCTCAAGCGTCTCTACGCCGAGTCGAAGTCGTTCCTCAAGCTCCGTGCGCAGCGCAATCGCGTGGTGAAGGCTGCCAAGGCAAATCAGGGTTCCGAAAGCACAACTCCGGCCAAGGCAGGCGCATAA